The proteins below are encoded in one region of Vespula pensylvanica isolate Volc-1 chromosome 4, ASM1446617v1, whole genome shotgun sequence:
- the LOC122628528 gene encoding uncharacterized protein LOC122628528 translates to MFLTKILFLFGLMQLINLSTAAPLPDSAGIVEMVNGLAYGGIPYGSVSGMLAKYPGFSSQEAIQSRRLSTVKAIRPVIVTPNFRATRLAVNHGTRPVQIYNLPGVIAPGIIGTISQIGF, encoded by the exons ATGTTTCTTACCAAG attctctttttatttggaTTAATGCAgttgataaatttatcaacAGCAGCGCCATTACCGGATAGCGCAGGAATCGTTGAGATGGTAAACGGATTGGCATACG GTGGTATTCCTTACGGGAGTGTATCAGGTATGCTAGCAAAATATCCTGGATTCTCATCTCAAGAAGCTATTCAATCAAGAAGATTATCCACGGTGAAAGCTATTCGACCTGTAATCGTGACGCCAAATTTTAGAGCAACGAGATTGGCTGTCAACCATGGAACGCGACCTGTTCAAATTTATAATCTTCCAGGTGTTATCGCACCTGGTATCATCGGCACGATTAGTCAAATTGGATTTTGA
- the LOC122628366 gene encoding uncharacterized protein LOC122628366: MHYGLHIFLCYIAFWKVLGVGSVAKSTINPDILTTFAKNVASVLTPTLLGELSTNRGNRSFLELSSITKTNSEPTPRSLSSSKDNVDEATTPEIYREKGNLKEPNRFSNTRRQADDFYNSHERPNYPENSGYRQSQLYDPYNIPNNYFQSIGQGDRTDFRANLNLGRPVNAGNFANAENLESPGRFDSIYRPHERISGDGIVGRPFSGLNGFNGYSSFEDRQRGDVRYHHSPLPIDGHYFGPFGFGPYNHPLGYKHPYGYPGRRPNTDSDENNNSKEETKEENGSDRPKSDDRRPFYRGYRPFYDFPPYKFGPGYYHHRNHNESSVDYRYDDIDYYHKHYDYYYDDFFPGPFHPYGYGPKRKNGNKNGSKNGNGNGNSETQENKDTETLSASEKAEKTIDASNSEYKIKIPTTLFEDGLENERIDNDDLEHIDPAA; encoded by the exons ATGCATTACGGTCTCCAC aTATTCTTATGCTACATAGCATTTTGGAAGGTCTTGGGTGTTGGAAGTGTCGCAAAGAGCACGATCA ATCCCGACATTTTGACGACCTTCGCGAAGAACGTCGCTTCTGTATTGACTCCGACTTTACTCGGGGAACTTTCAACAAACCGAGGCAATAGATCCTTTCTCGAATTATCATCGATAACGAAAACAAATTCTGAACCGACTCCAAGATCATTGTCAAGTTCTAAGGACAACGTTGACGAGGCCACAACGCCTGAGatatatcgagagaaagggaatCTTAAAGAACCTAATCGTTTCTCAAATACGAGAAGACAGGCCGACGATTTTTATAACTCTCACGAGAGACCAAATTATCCTGAAAATTCTGGTTATCGTCAATCTCAACTTTACGACCCTTATAACATcccaaataattatttccaatCAATCGGTCAAGGTGATAGGACCGATTTTCGTGCAAATCTGAACCTAGGTCGTCCCGTTAATGCTGGAAACTTTGCGAATGCTGAAAATCTCGAATCACCGGGTCGTTTCGATTCTATTTATCGACCACATGAAAGAATTTCGGGCGATGGGATCGTGGGTAGACCGTTTAGTGGTTTAAACGGATTCAATGGCTACTCTTCCTTTGAAGATCGGCAAAGAGGTGACGTCAGATATCACCATAGTCCATTACCAATCGATGGACATTACTTTGGACCTTTTGGATTTGGTCCTTATAATCATCCTCTAGGTTACAAACATCCCTATGGTTATCCAGGTCGACGGCCAAACACGGATtctgatgaaaataataatagcaaagaagaaacgaaggaagaaaatggtTCGGATCGTCCAAAATCTGATGATCGTCGACCATTTTACAGAGGTTACAGACCTTTTTACGATTTTCCCCCTTACAAATTTGGTCCAGGTTATTATCATCATAGAAACCATAACGAAAGTTCCGTCGATTATCGTTATGACGATATCGACTATTATCACAAGCATTATGATTATTACTATGACGATTTCTTTCCTGGACCGTTCCATCCATATGGTTATGGTCCAAAACGAAAGAATGGTAACAAAAATGGCAGCAAAAATGGTAATGGAAATGGAAATTCCGAAACACAGGAGAACAAAGATACCGAAACACTTTCGGCTAGCGAAAAAGCGGAGAAGACTATTGATGCTTCTAATtcggaatataaaataaaaataccaaCGACTCTATTCGAAGATGGTTTGGAAAACGAGAGGATCGACAATGATGACTTGGAACATATCGATCCTGCTGCTTAA
- the LOC122628620 gene encoding glycine-rich protein-like, which produces MAYSKLLIVLLLSLIVGMAVAKPGYLGYRFGGFGYPYGYGYGYRYPFYGYGHGFGYYGGYPYYGFGHGFGHYGYYL; this is translated from the exons ATGGCCTATTCAAAACTC TTAATAGTTTTATTGTTGAGTCTCATCGTTGGCATGGCCGTTGCGAAACCTGGATATCTTGGCTACAGATTCGGTGGATTTGGATACCCATATGGTTATGGTTATGGCTACAGATATCCATTCTACGGATATGGTCATGGTTTCGGATATTATG gagGTTATCCATACTACGGTTTCGGTCATGGTTTCGGACATTATGGATATTATCTGTGA